The window TTGGATTTATGATTGTGTTATGTTAAATTGAAGTAGGAGTGCTTTCCTgttgaattttttgaatttttagattCTTAGGAGCTTCCCCTTTTTGAAAGTTTGATGCTTTTAATCAACTATTTTCAATTCTATGTTATTAATTGTCACCTGATTCTGTTGTGAAGCATGAGGAAGTGAGGATGAAGAAAATAAGAACATAACTTTTCggtaatttgaaatttgatcgaaTAGGACATGGACAAATGGGTTTCTGTATTTTGATAAAGTGTTGAGGTCGAGCTATGTTCATTTTTTTCTGAATTTCCTTGTAGTTCGGTATTAATGGCACCTTTTCCGCTGTTATGGTGATGAACCATGTATATGTGTTTGACTGCAGTGTGCACACGTGATGGCCATGGCTGTTCAAAAGCTCTTCCCGGATGCAAGAGTGACAATTGGTCCGTGGATAGAAAATGGGTTCTATTATGATTTTGATATGGAGCCTTTGACGGACAAAGAGTTGAAGAGAATCAAGAAGGAGATGGTAAGTGGAATTTCTGTATAAGTTATCATGTTTGTATCAAAGTTTTGGAACCATGAAACTATTGAAAAGTATTCATGAACATTTCAATAGAACTTTTACTGGAATATATTCTTATTGCTTctttagaaatatatatatatatatacaatcagtgtccaactaggaaactaaataaagcttataaacaacctacttaataaaggactcctactatttacattccttttttttcctaatattgactcatgactaacactccccctcaagttggtgcatagatatcacacatgcccaacttgacaagtgaGTCATCAAACTTTCGACTACCTACTGCATGAGTTAGAACATCTGCAAGTTGCTCCTCCGAATTCACAAAAGGTATTGACACAATCTTCCTTTCAAGTttctctttaataaaatgtcgatcaacttccacatgttttgtCCTATCATGCTGTACCGGATTATCAGCTATATCTCTCGCTGACTTATTATCACAGTATAGTCTCATGGTCTCCTTTGGCTTGAACCCAAGCCCCTCAAGGAGTTTTCGAAGCCAGAGAATCTCACAAATGCCGTGAGCCATCCCTCGATACTCAGCCTCAGCTGAGGATCTTGATACTACCTTCTGTTTTTTACTTCTCCATGTAACCAAATTTCCTTctacaaaagtaaaatatccCGAAGTAGACCGTCGGTCACCCACActtcctgcccaatcagcatctgtGAACCCTTCAACCCTCAAATGTCCATGCTTCCGATATAAAACTCCTTTCCCAGGTGCAGACTTCAAATATGCTAAGATGCGCATAACAGCAGCCATATGATCTACACTCGgtgaatgcataaattgacttactACACTCACTGCATAAGCAATATCAGGACGTGTATGAGCCAAATAAATTAGTCTCCCTACAAGTCTCTGATATCTTCCCTTATCAACAGATTTCTGATTCGGATCTAAACATAGATGGTGTTTTTCAACAATAGGAGTATCTACTGGCTTACATCCCAGCATACCAGTTTCTTTTAACAAATCCAAAACATACTTACGTTGtgacaagaaaatacctttcGAAGATCGAGCAACTTCGactccaagaaaatacttcaaatcccctaggttcttcatttcaaactcaGCCGCAAGATTTTTCTCCAACCTTGAAATCTCATCAAAATCATCTCCAGTAATaatcatgtcatctacatagatgatTAAAGCTGTCACTTTCTCATGCCTCTGTTTAACAAACAATGTATGATCAGAATGACTCTGATAATACCCAAACTTTTTCATAACTCGAGTAAACCTATCAAACCATGCACGAGGCGATTGCTTAAGCCCATAAAGAGACTTACGCAACCGACATACTACGGTATTTCTGCCATCACTGTATCCAGgaggaaaatccatatatacttcttcctcCAAGTTCCCGTGGAGgaaagcatttttcacatcaaactgttttaATGGCCAGTCCATATTAGCAGCTAAAGATATCAGAACACGTACCGTATTCATCTTGGCAACTGGAGAGAACGTTTCTTGATAATCTACACCATATGTTTGGGTGTATCCCTTAGCTACCAACCTTGCTTTGTACCTGTCTAATGATCCATCGGCTTTGTATTTGACAGTAAACACCCACCGACATCcaactgttttttttccttctggtAAGGACATCACCTCCCAGGTATTATTCTTCTGTAATGCcaacatttcttcatccattgcttttGCCCACTTTGGATCCTTTAGAGCCTCCTCCACACGGGTTGGTACTCGAATAGCCTCCATATTGTCCACCAAGGTCTTGCGTTCTGGTGCAAGACCATTGTAAGAGACATAGTTGGCTATTGGATACTTCACTTTGCCTTCCGGAGAAAACCTGTCAGGTGGCACACCCCGATTTTGTCTCGGTGGCAGCTTATATGCATTTACATCATTACTCGTGTTAGTTACATAATCATCCACAATACTTACCTCAGGTATATCCAGAGAAGATTCATTGGGCAACACTgtggagctagagagagagggggttaCGTCCGCAGACTTGTCAACAATCTGCCCTGACTGCAGATCACTATCACTCTCGGCTGCAATTACTCCTGACTGCATGCCACTCTCGGCAACAATCTGTCGTGGCATTCCAGCCCCATTATCACGCACGGGATCTATGATCACTGCCTCATTATGCACGGCATCAGCTACAATGTTCCCTCCCAAGTCCAACCATTCTAGATCACCACTACAGCTCTCCCCCTGGTGATCTGAAGATGAAGATACGGGAGCATAAAAATACTCCGATTCAGAAAAGGTTACATCCATGGTAACATACATATGCCGAGTCTCAGGGTGATAACATTTatatcctttttggtgagatgaGAAACCAACAAACACATATCGGAGGGCACATGGATCCAACTTAGTACGATGAATTTTCTGAATATGCACATAAGCCACACACCCAAATACCCGGGGGGTGAGAGTATGAGTAGATACCACTGGAACATGGTGAGTGAGGGCTTGAAGAGGAGTGCGAAAATCAACCACCCGAGAGGGCATACGATTAATCACGTAGACGGCATAAGTAACTGCTTCAGGCCAAAAACTCTTAGGAACCGATGCGCCCAGAAGGAGAGCACGTGCCGTTTCTAAGATATGGCGATTTTTCCGTTCAGCCaccccattttgctgtggagtaTAAGGACAGGTTGTTTCATGGAGAATGCCTTGATCGCACAGAAACTCTGACAACTCACAATTAATATACTCACCCCCATTATCAGAACGGAGAACTTTAATCACAGACAAGTATTGTGTCCGAATCATCTGAAAGAAAAATCGAAATACCAGaccaacatcacttttattttttaacacatacAACCACGTCATACGAGTGCAGTCATCCACAAACGTAACAAACCACTTAATCCCAGAAGAAGTAACAACAGGGGAGGGTCCCCAAACATCCGAGTGCACAAGTTCAAATGGTAAAGctcttttattcatactaggaGGAAACGAAGCACGATGGCTTTTAGcaagaatacatacttcacaatgtaagtctgaTTCATTTATTCCACTAAATAGACTAGGTAACATATGCCGTAAATACCCAAAAGATGCATGCCCTAACCGACGATGCAACAACCACACTTCTTGTAAATTACTAGACCAAGACGCTCGAACTGCATTAGCTCTGCCAGAAACAACGTCGTCCACATAGTacaacccctctctcttagtgccacGCCCAATTATCTCCTTGGTCTGAATATCCTGAAGTAGACAAAAGGACGGATACATTAGaacaacacaatccaattgttCAGTAACTTGTGGTATGGACAACAAGTGATGGGATAAAGAAGGAACAAGCAAGCAATGATGTAAGGGAAGTGACGGGGTGAGATGCACAGTGCCGGCACCACACACGGGTGCCAAAGTACCATTGGCAGTTGAGATATTTTTTCTATGAGATGTAGTCATGTattgaaacatatttttatcatatgtcaTATGATCAGTTGCCCCAGAGTCCAGAATCCAACCTATATGGTGCTGAATTTCGGAGGCTAAGAGAACACGTCCCACGGTACCTGTGTCGGAAGACGAGTCACCTCGAGTACGAGTCAACAAATTGTGACTAGAGTCACTTGGGCTAGGCACGGCTTCCTGGACTGTTGGTGTGGCCGTAACAAGGGAGGCACGGCCTCCACTGGACCCGGCTGCTCCACGCTCCTTGGCAcgcaattttttctttaattctgGAAACCAATCAGGCACCCCATGCTTAGTAAAGCATGTATCTTCAGTATGACGGGTTTGTCCACAAAAAGTACACTTcaaatcatctttattttctcGGTTGAAGGGACAAGAATTTAAAGATTGAGTAGAAGAATTACTAGGACGAGAAACACCAACTGGCCGAGAGATCATGGCCATGGACGGCAACCCTCCGTGATTATTATTTCCACCCATCATAGTAGCATGTCGTTGAGCTTCACGTCGAACAACAGAAAACACCTCCTCAACAGATGGTAGGGGCTGAGTACGTAAAATATCACTATGCACTTTATCAAACACATCATCCAAACCCGCCAAAAAAGCATACACACGATCAATCTGACGTTCTTCTCGAAGTGTCTTGAGATCCACAGCATATTCCATCTTGATTGGTCTCCGTTGATCTAACTCCTGCCAAACGGACTTGAGATCAGCATAATACACGCCAACTGGCCGGCCCTCTTGACAAAGTCTGAACGATTTAACCTTCAATTCATAAATTTGAGAAATATCTGAGCCATCATAATAAGTCTGAGCCACCTCTTCCCAAATTTCTTTAGCGGTACGCAGGTGAATAAAAAATCCCATGATAGCAGGTTCCATGGAATTGATCAACCACCCTTTTACTATTGCATTCCCTGTCTCCCACGTCTCATACTCAACACTATTCTCAGCAGGCTCCTTGGTGCTCCCagtcacaaagcccttcctaCCGCGTCCAGCAATGTGCATCTCCAAAACTTTGGGCCAAAGAGGATAATTTGATCCATTTAATTTCACGGTATTTGGTACAGCAGACGCATCACTCTGAATAAGAACCGGATTCAATACTGGATTATTGATTGAGTTACTGCCCTCTAACTTCAACATGCCACTGCCTCCTTCTGATGCCATTCGACTTTactcacacaaaaaaaaaataaagcaagaCTGATACTGAGATTCACCACACTGCAGAAAACACTGCAGAAAAACCACACTGCAGAAAATCACACAGCAGAAAATCACACTGCAGAAAACCACACTGCAGAAAACACACTGCAGAAAATCACACAGCAGAAAACCACACTGCAGAAAATCACACTGCAGAAAACCACTGCAGAAAACATTGTTTACTGcagaaaaattgcagaaaaaaaaCACTGCAGAAATCGCAGCAATACCACACACACAACAACACTGTTTGCTGcagaaaaattgcagaaaaactaCGCCACCCACACTACTGCACACGCAGCAAGATTACCCACACACGGTACCACTGTTTTCTGCAgaaaatttgcagaaaaacagtCAACCAAGCACAGCGGAAAAACTAGGGTTTCGGCGCTCTTGATACCAAATAGAACTTTTACTGGAATATATTCTTATTGCTTctttagaaatatatatatatatatatatatatatatatatatatatacaatcagtgtccaactaggaaactaaataaagcttataaacaacctacttaataaaggactcctactatttacattccttttttttcctaatattgactcatgACTAACAATTTCTTTTGTGGTTTGTAGGATAGCATCATTGGTTGAAACTTACCACTCTTAAGAGAAGAAGTTTCAAGAGATGAAGCTCACAAAAAGAATAACCACTCTCAACGAACCATACAAATTGGAAATTTTGAATAGTATTAAAGAAGATCCCATTACCATATATCATATTGGTAAGGGTTTCACTATTTTCAGGCCCAATATAGTATGGAAGGTGATGATTTAATGTGCAGGAACTGTGCgtaaatgatatttttattagCTACACAAGTGAAATGTACAGTTTTTGTGTTGAGTCTTAAGATGGAAATTTAAAGGAATAAAAAAGAGAGGGCGGGGGTGTGCTCAGGGAAAACAATGTTGTTGGTGCTCTTTAAAAATGAGTTATTGATATGCAGATTGAAAAGGAGACTAATTTGGAGGTGGGAGGAACCTTTTGGTCAAGCTTACCAAATTATACTTGTGTTTATACATATGCATGCTTGTACTGGGATTTGATTGTGTTGTGAACTAGCATCCTGTCATATGAGACTGTCTTTATGTCATAATTCCTCATAGTATGCCGAATTCTTCATAGGTGATGAATGGTGGGACGTATGTGCGGGGCCCCATGTTGAAAAAACTGGAAATATTAACAGAAAAGCTGTCGAACTTGAGTCTATTGCTGGTGCCTGCTGGAGAGGAGATGAAAAGAAACCGATGCTGCACAGGATCTATGGCACTGCATGGGAGAGTGAAGATCAATTGAAGGCATATCTTCATTTCAAAGAGGAAGCTAAACGTCGAGATCACAGGCGCCTTGGTCAAGTTCTTGACCTGTTTTCTATACAGGTACTGAGAATTGCCCTGAATCTCTTTCTGCTGTTTACGCAGATTTATCAGTTAGCAATCCCATTATTTGTAATTATGAGGATTCTTGCATTGAACATTTTCATTGTTGAATTTTCACAGAATGATGCTGGTGGGGGTTTGAACTCCCCCAGTTATCATTTTCATCGTATTAATTAAAGTCTCATTTCCCAGGTGCTTTCAAGTGACAACCCCAACTATGGATGCATGCTGCCACTGgcaactaaaaaaatttaatagttGCTGGGATCACTGATCCAACTAAAGTGGGTTTCTTTATCAAGTACTTCATGAATAGAATATTTCGGAGATCCAATCACTGGGACAGATTGAATAAGGTGAAGATCACAGGGGTGGGATACTGGGGAGGGTGGTAGGGTTATGGGGTGTGGGCTCTGGTTGGTTTCGATTTGACCGAGGCCATGGTTCAGCCACAAGATGTAGTGCCTACGCGTGGGGTTTAGGGGTTTCGCAGGGAGGGTTACGGAAGGAGGGGGTGCACGCGTGAATTGCAGAGGGGAAGGGAGAAGGAGGGGGAGTAGGGTTGCTATATTCaagttctcttttttatttttacttgaatttgatttgattctttagttatttatttttttgcgaCAGGTTGAGAATGCAAAAGCTCAGCTGGAGGTGGAGGTgagaattttaatttaattcatgGTATAttgttagtgttttttttttttttttactttatttttgtggGATTGTGCTGTTTTTGGGGAAAACAATATTAAATTGAAGTAAAGTTTAGATATTTCTGTAATTGGGATTTAGAGTAAGAGATGAAGAACTAAATGTGATTGCAAAATTAAAAGTTTAGAACTTTTTTGGTTTGGAAGCTAATTTTAAATTCAGTTAGCTGATTACTTAATAGAGAAATGTATAGCAAATGCGTGGTATGTTTTTCGATGCGTATGAACAGACATGGGTACTGCTTCAGCGGCAGCAGCTGCTATATGATGGTAGATGAGGAATTCTGAGGTGCTGAGTGCTCTTAGTGTCAGAGATGAAGACTTGATAATGATCGTTCCAATTCCGCCTCAAGGTATACTTGACGATGTTCGTGCCTTTAATGGGCCTGTCAATATATTTCAATGCACCCGCCAATTGGTTTTATCGTCATACATCATTCATTAGAAATGGGATGGTGAGTTTCTCAATacagttttaatttttgtgcgAATAATGTTTGTAAAGTCTATTTTTATTTCGTTCATTGCAGAttcttattcttttatttaGTTCACCATTCATGCTTTTAAAGATAAGAAGTGCAAGGCTCTCTGAGATGTTAGTTTTGGGTGGCAATTGAAAGATACGAGGATAAACAAAAATACCTACCAATTGAAAGGATAAATTCAATTGAAAATATTTGGTTCATCAATTATTATAGTTTGAGCTTTCTGCATTAAATGTCCTGTTTTCGGGAAGAGTGATTCATGTAATTgggttttattaaatttttcatGATTTTATATAGTTTTTCGTTTAAATTTGTGGATTCTGAAACACTTTTATGAGTGTTAATTTCTGTTTATTTGTTTGGAATTTGGCtgcttcttcaatttcatcaCCACCCATTCTCACAACTTCATCTAAAGTGTTCTGCACAAATTTGATTCAATTGGTGGATTTGGGTAAGCAACCAAGAAACCATAATCTTTTCTTTCGGTTTTAAGAACTGAAATTGATGGTTAAGTTTATGTTTCAAGATTATAAACCGAATTTGATGGTTAAGTTTGTGTTTCAAGATTATCTTCCTTTCTCCTAAATACTGAGTTTTATGAGATTACATTTGGCAAGTCTGAAAACAGATTAGAAATACTGAGTTTTATGAGATCTATTTGGCAAGATTAGCTTCCTTTCTCCTAAATACTGAGTTTTATGAGATCTATTTGGCAAGTCTGAAAGTGGATTGTGTATGTTTATATCTTCCTTTCTCCTAAATACTGAGTTTTATGAGATCACACCATTTTATGTTTATTGTATAATCTTATGCAGTCAGAAGAATTatcatctttttccttttaGATTTCAACATATTTGGaaacacttcaaatttttttgtagtGCAGTTTGTAGTTAACATGATTACGTGAGTTCTGTTTCTTTAGTAAATTTTTATGCAGGAAAGAAAGTCATTTCTCAGTTTGTAGTTAACATGATTACATAAGTTTTGCTTATCTTATCGATCTCATTCACTCATGTGTTGCTCTATTcattcatgattgtgttaaattTATTCAGGTTAAATGTGTCTTATTCATGTAATTACGCATGAAACAGTTGTTCCTGCCTCAACGTGCAGGCTTATTTTCTAGTTCCAATCTAAACCTAGAGACGAAACGAGGCCATATATTACAAAGAGATTCTAAAACAGCCTTCGCTCagagaataaaaaaaagccATGCAGTGAGAACATCTAAGGGAAACGAGTTGATCCTCAATAAACGCCTCAATTgaatgacatatatagggataaGAATTGAGTTTCCTCTTTCACAAATGTTACTTATTCATTCCGGCCATTATATGGTACAACACCGAACAGAGAGTACAACTTTTCCGGCCTCTAAGATACAACAGTACAATACAATATAGTTGGAAACAATCCAAAGATAGTACAGACTCAATCGGATGAATCAAAGGAGCCCTAGTGTTCAAGCTTCCATCTTTGCGGTAAACTTAAGTGTTGGCTTCAAGAAATGGATAATCAGTGTAACCAATGACGGGATCAGGTGTGTAGAATGTCTCTCTGTTGTACTTGTTTAGAGGAGCATTAAGTTCAAATCTCTTTGGCAAATCCGGATTCGCCAAGAAAATACGGCCATAAGCAATAAGATCTGCACAGCCCTCGGCCACAGCATTGTTTCCATCTTCCCTGTCATAACCACCACCAGCAATGAAGTTACCATGGAAAGCCTTTCTCATGGGAAGAAGACTCTGGCGGGTTTCAGCTATTTCTCCAACTGTATTCATCCTTGGCTCGACCATGAGGTGGCAGTACATGATTCCATATTTGTTCAAGGCATTGGCCATATAGAGGCCTAATTCTTTTGGATTTGAATCCCCTGAGTCCATATAGTCAG of the Pyrus communis chromosome 1, drPyrComm1.1, whole genome shotgun sequence genome contains:
- the LOC137730362 gene encoding threonine--tRNA ligase, chloroplastic/mitochondrial 2-like; translation: MKLTKRITTLNEPYKLEILNSIKEDPITIYHIGDEWWDVCAGPHVEKTGNINRKAVELESIAGACWRGDEKKPMLHRIYGTAWESEDQLKAYLHFKEEAKRRDHRRLGQVLDLFSIQVLSSDNPNYGCMLPLATKKI